In Pyrus communis chromosome 1, drPyrComm1.1, whole genome shotgun sequence, the following are encoded in one genomic region:
- the LOC137718002 gene encoding NAD(P)H-quinone oxidoreductase subunit U, chloroplastic, translating to MAMSSSTSTIYTAQKSFHITNPTPKIGCAFSNSIRIASKLRGFCIIRSSGDASAETVTTEANTGSSIEVPTEPPSLISALNVERALRGIPITDVDHYGRLGLQRGCSYDEVSVAYKAKLDKLMSQELEEKELNKNLEPLKESYTILSSGDERRFYDWSLARSANPDGYIWPYEVEKTRPAEGTPPPVGEPEDPGPTRLVGYFILGWLLLSIVLSIALNRSSP from the exons ATGGCTATGTCATCTTCCACCTCTACAATATATACTGCCCAGAAAAGCTTTCATATTACTAATCCAACTCCAAAGATTGGCTGTGCATTTTCGAACTCCATAAGGATTGCGTCTAAACTGCGCGGGTTTTGCATTATTAGGAGCTCCGGCGATGCATCGGCAGAGACTGTTACGACCGAAGCCAATACAGGAAGCTCCATTGAAGTTCCGACAGAACCGCCTTCTCTGATTTCTGCTCTCAACGTCGAACGGGCTCTTCGTGGCATAC CAATTACAGATGTTGATCACTATGGCAGGCTTGGACTTCAAAGAGGATGCTCCTATGATGAG GTTTCAGTTGCATACAAAGCCAAGCTTGACAAGTTAATGAGCCAGGAGTTAGAAGAAAAGGAGCTAAACAAGAATTTGGAACCTTTAAAA GAGTCGTACACAATCTTGTCATCGGGGGATGAACGAAGATTTTACGACTGGAGCCTGGCCAGGAGCGCAAACCCGGACGGGTACATTTGGCCTTATGAGGTTGAGAAAACCAGACCGGCCGAAGGAACTCCGCCGCCAGTGGGG GAACCAGAGGATCCAGGGCCGACGAGGTTGGTGGGGTACTTCATATTGGGATGGTTGCTATTGTCCATCGTATTATCCATCGCCCTTAACCGATCGAGCCCTTAA